In Choloepus didactylus isolate mChoDid1 chromosome X, mChoDid1.pri, whole genome shotgun sequence, a genomic segment contains:
- the LOC119522420 gene encoding centromere protein Q-like, whose protein sequence is MPDKANASKKKSQKLKRNPKRKIDDEEKELAEKESNFKNSISSQLPEQKEEIDKIVETTESMTGNIQSLKSKLQVLTSEVDEEEEKVKKIFQMDGSEVLSLPELSQNSLKAPILQKEILMLIPNQNALLKDLDVLHNSSQMKDMFTFIEEAYKRLDAS, encoded by the exons ATGCCTGACAAAGCAAATGCCTCCAAGAAAAAATctcaaaagttaaaaagaaatccaaaaagaaaaattgatgatGAAGAAAAGGAGTTGGCAGAGAAAGAGAGCAATTTTAA aaattcaaTATCATCTCAACTGcctgaacaaaaggaagaaatagataaaatagtGGAGACCACAGAGTCAATGACTGGGAATATTCAAAGCCTCAAAAGCAAACTTCAGGTTCTGACAAGTGAGGTggatgaagaggaagagaaggtgaaaaagatatttcaaatggatgGTAGTGAGGTACTCTCTCTTCCAGAACTTTCTCAGAACAGTCTCAAAGCACCAATACTTCAGAAAGAAATTTTGATGCTTATCCCAAATCAGAACGCTCTTCTAAAGGACTTGGATGTTCTTCATAATTCATCCCAGATGAAGGATATGTTCACTTTCATTGAAGAAGCCTACAAGAGACTTGATGCCTCTTAA